GCCGAGGTGCTCGGCCCGGCCGCGAGTCGCTGAGGCGGCGTATCCGCGACCCGTGCGGGGTCGTGAATTCGGCCGTGTTGCGGCTGTACCGGTTCGCCCGGTACGTGCCGCGGCGGCGCCCGCGCCACCTGGTGACTGAGCCCTCCGACTGAGCTGCGGTGTTCATCGTTTGGTAGCTGAGCCGACACGCATCGCGACCGAAATTATCCGTCGCAGGCTGGAGTTCGCGGGAATATCCGGCAGACTCGCAGGTGGGAGCAGGCGGCGGTACCCCCGCTGTGCAGGGCAGAGGTCCCCGACCTGCTTCCGGAGGACCGCGTCCCGGTGCCCCGCCTCCCCGCGTACGGGCCGGGCGCGGTCCACCTCGCCCGCCTCCGGCGGGAGTTGCTACCGTGACTGCCATGCGTTGACGCCGACCCCGCGCCAGGGGGCCACCGCCGTTCCTTCGTGACCGTGATCCGGCAGCCCACGAAGGAGCTTTCCCATGCACACCACGCACCTAACGCATACCCTGACCGTCGCCCTGCTCCAGCTCGAACGCGCGGGGCACGACCTCGACGCCAACCGCGCGGCGGGCGAGGCCGCCTGCCGCCGGGCGAAGGCACTCGGCGCGGACATCGCCCTGTTCCCCGAGATGTGGAGCAACGGCTACACCGCCGCCGTCCCCTTCGGGGACGCCTCGGCCAACGTCTACCGCCACCCCGACCTGTGGGCGGGCGCCGCCCCGGTCGGGGTGCCCGACCACCGCGCGGTCTGGCGCGGCGAACCCGTCGCGGCCGACTCGCCGTTCGTCGCGCACTTCGCGTCGCTCGCCGCGGAACTCGACATGGCCATCGCGCTGACCTACCTGGAGGAGTGGGAAGGGCCGCCGCGCAACTCGGTCTCCCTGATCGACCGGCACGGCCGGCTGGTGCTCACCCACGCCAAGGTGCACACCTGCGCGTTCGCGGTGCCGGAGGCCGCGCTCACGCCGGGCACGTCGTTCGGTACGTGCACCCTGGACACGGCGGCTGGGGACGTCCGCGTCGGGGCCATGATCTGCTACGACCGCGAGTTCCCCGAGAGCGCCCGCGCGCTGATGCTCGCCGGCGCGGAACTCGTCCTCACACCCAACGCCTGCGACCTGGAGCGCAACAGGATCGACCAGTTCAAGGCGCGCGCGTACGAGAACATGCTCGCGGTGGCCATGGCCAACTACGCGGGTCCCGGCTGGGGCCACTCCGTCGCCTTCGACGGCATGGCCTTCGGGCCTGAGGGGGCGCGGGACATGCTCGTGGTGGAGGCGGGGGAGGCCGCGGGCGTCTTCCCCGCCGTGTTCGACCTCGCCGCCCTGCGCGACTACCGCAGGCGCGAGACGTGGGGCGACGCCTTCCGCCGCCCCCGCGCCTACGGCGCGCTGACCGAGCCGGCCGTGGGGGAGCCGTTCGTCCGCGTCAGCCACCGCGGAAGGCCCCCGCTGCGCTGACCCGCCGCTGTCCGCCGCGCCGGCCCGGCCCGGCGCGGCGGATCAGCGGCCGGGGACGCCCGTGCCCCGCCGGTCCCGGACGAAGTCGAGGACGAGCAGGGCGGTCTCCGCCGGGCGCTCAAGGCTGGGCAGGTGCCCGGCCCAGGGCAGCTCGACGTGCCGCGCCGCGGGCAGGAGGGCGGGCAGCCCGGCGGCGATCTCGCGGAAGTCGGGCAGGTCGTGGGCGCCGGAGACGGCGAGCGTGCGGGCCCGCACGTCCCGGAGCCGGAACGCGGGCGCCCCGGCCTCCGCCGCGCCCTCCCCGGCGGAGGCCGGGCCGCCGTCCTCCGCGGTCTCCAACGCCAGGTGCGCCTCGAACGCGCGCCGCTGCATCAGCCGCACCATCGCCCGGGTGTTGGCGTCGGCCTCGGGTCCCAGCCAGGTCGCCACGTTCAGCTCGACGGCGCCGGCCACGTCCCCGCTGTCGAGCAGGGCGGCCTCCCGCGCGTCGAAGTCGCGGAGCGCGGCCGAGGGCCGGTGCGCGGGCGAGGCCGTGTTCAGCAGCACGAGCGAGGTCACGCGCTCCGGGCGGCGCGCGGCGAGTTCGAGAGCCACCGCCCCGCCCGCCGACGAGGCGACGACGGCGGCCTCCGCG
Above is a genomic segment from Streptomyces marincola containing:
- a CDS encoding carbon-nitrogen hydrolase family protein, coding for MHTTHLTHTLTVALLQLERAGHDLDANRAAGEAACRRAKALGADIALFPEMWSNGYTAAVPFGDASANVYRHPDLWAGAAPVGVPDHRAVWRGEPVAADSPFVAHFASLAAELDMAIALTYLEEWEGPPRNSVSLIDRHGRLVLTHAKVHTCAFAVPEAALTPGTSFGTCTLDTAAGDVRVGAMICYDREFPESARALMLAGAELVLTPNACDLERNRIDQFKARAYENMLAVAMANYAGPGWGHSVAFDGMAFGPEGARDMLVVEAGEAAGVFPAVFDLAALRDYRRRETWGDAFRRPRAYGALTEPAVGEPFVRVSHRGRPPLR
- a CDS encoding alpha/beta fold hydrolase, which encodes MSLPLLSHDTAGEGPVLLLLHSSVCDRRMWDPQWRMFLDAGHRVVRCDFRGHGDTPAARGPYRDATDVGDVLDALGIAEAAVVASSAGGAVALELAARRPERVTSLVLLNTASPAHRPSAALRDFDAREAALLDSGDVAGAVELNVATWLGPEADANTRAMVRLMQRRAFEAHLALETAEDGGPASAGEGAAEAGAPAFRLRDVRARTLAVSGAHDLPDFREIAAGLPALLPAARHVELPWAGHLPSLERPAETALLVLDFVRDRRGTGVPGR